A stretch of the Comamonas testosteroni TK102 genome encodes the following:
- a CDS encoding DUF2274 domain-containing protein yields MSTTRKLRLGPLPKTESVKLTFVCSGSLKADLDRYAALHAQTYGETVDAMTLIPHMLEAFMAGDRGFRRHAR; encoded by the coding sequence ATGAGCACGACCCGCAAGCTGCGACTCGGGCCGCTGCCCAAGACCGAGAGCGTCAAGCTGACCTTTGTTTGCTCGGGCAGCCTCAAGGCAGACCTCGATCGTTACGCCGCGCTGCACGCACAGACGTATGGCGAGACGGTCGACGCCATGACGCTGATCCCGCATATGCTGGAGGCGTTCATGGCGGGGGACCGGGGATTTAGACGCCACGCAAGGTAG
- a CDS encoding UvrD-helicase domain-containing protein has translation MTSRIGSPDTQADLDVRACLDRMPPRSFVMVAGAGSGKTTSLIKAMAHLAETRGPALRRAGQQIACITYTEVAVGEISADVGASPLFHISTIHSFLWSVIRPFHSDIAAWVAIRIDEKIAERRAHYDKPRTQAKTKARLEQEIADLEADLAAISEVEKFVYGTGSSYAEGILGHDDILKLTPACVAAHPLLRQLVAKRFPYIFVDESQDTNPEVVEALRHIAGEHPGLCVGFFGDPMQKIYMSGAGTVPLNDGWAEITKPENFRCPTSVLGVINAIRAPGDGLEQVRGRTITVDGIEQPVAGTSNLFILPADAERSARLAAIRQWLAAETGDGLWLSDVREGDVRLLVLVHRMAANRLGFPNLYAALNDRAPMSLSEGLSDGTAWPLRPLVQHILPLVVAAQAGDRFTVISTLRSECPRLEPARLRGQATAPVLTALQQALDGLVGLLAAGSQATIRDVLTHVRDNELLRLDDRFAMHLVAEPVDDGSSGFENVQAYLACGVDELWAYRRYFTEESPFATHHGVKGAQFERVLVVIDDEEAGFRQYSYGKYLGYVPLSDKDEANLAAGEESVLDRTRRLFYVCCSRATKDLAVVAFVPDVAAARTAIVAQNLFPEAVIRGAEHLG, from the coding sequence ATGACAAGCCGGATCGGCAGTCCTGACACACAAGCCGATCTAGATGTTCGAGCGTGTCTCGATCGGATGCCGCCACGCTCGTTTGTCATGGTCGCCGGTGCGGGGTCGGGGAAAACGACCTCGCTGATCAAGGCTATGGCGCACCTAGCCGAGACCCGCGGTCCTGCCCTGCGCCGCGCCGGGCAACAAATCGCCTGCATCACATATACCGAAGTCGCCGTCGGTGAGATTTCGGCCGATGTCGGGGCCTCGCCGCTATTCCACATCTCGACCATCCACAGTTTCCTGTGGTCAGTCATCCGGCCGTTCCATTCGGATATCGCGGCTTGGGTAGCCATCCGCATCGACGAGAAGATCGCGGAGCGACGCGCACACTACGACAAGCCTCGGACTCAGGCGAAAACGAAGGCCCGCCTCGAACAGGAGATCGCAGATCTCGAAGCCGATCTGGCTGCGATCAGTGAAGTAGAGAAGTTCGTCTACGGCACCGGCAGCAGCTACGCTGAAGGCATCCTTGGCCATGACGATATCCTCAAGCTCACCCCAGCCTGCGTCGCAGCGCATCCGCTGCTGAGACAACTCGTCGCTAAGCGCTTTCCCTACATCTTCGTCGATGAGAGCCAAGACACCAATCCGGAGGTCGTCGAGGCGTTACGGCACATTGCGGGCGAACATCCTGGCCTGTGTGTCGGGTTCTTCGGAGACCCGATGCAGAAGATCTATATGAGCGGAGCAGGCACTGTCCCGCTGAACGACGGCTGGGCGGAGATCACAAAGCCCGAGAACTTCCGGTGCCCGACATCGGTGCTCGGGGTCATCAATGCAATCCGCGCCCCTGGCGACGGTCTTGAGCAGGTGCGTGGTCGGACGATAACCGTTGATGGCATCGAGCAGCCGGTTGCCGGTACCTCCAATCTGTTCATCCTGCCGGCGGACGCGGAGCGGAGTGCGCGCCTCGCGGCCATTAGGCAGTGGCTGGCCGCCGAAACCGGCGACGGTCTGTGGCTAAGCGACGTGCGGGAAGGCGATGTCCGCCTGCTTGTACTGGTGCACCGCATGGCGGCCAACCGGCTCGGGTTCCCTAATCTGTATGCTGCGCTCAATGACCGAGCCCCCATGAGTCTGAGTGAAGGGCTGAGCGATGGCACAGCCTGGCCGCTCCGTCCACTTGTCCAGCACATACTTCCGCTCGTTGTCGCGGCGCAAGCGGGTGATCGGTTCACAGTGATATCGACCTTGCGCAGCGAATGCCCGAGGCTTGAACCAGCGCGGCTTCGAGGGCAAGCGACGGCCCCCGTTCTTACAGCGCTACAGCAAGCGCTCGACGGGCTTGTCGGTCTGTTGGCAGCAGGATCGCAGGCGACTATCCGGGACGTCTTGACGCATGTGCGAGATAACGAGTTGCTGCGCCTCGATGATCGCTTCGCCATGCATCTGGTTGCAGAGCCTGTGGATGACGGCAGCAGCGGCTTCGAGAACGTTCAAGCCTATCTGGCATGCGGTGTCGACGAACTCTGGGCCTACCGGCGCTACTTTACAGAGGAGTCACCGTTCGCGACGCATCATGGGGTGAAGGGTGCCCAATTTGAGCGCGTATTGGTCGTCATCGACGATGAGGAAGCGGGCTTCCGGCAGTATTCTTACGGGAAGTATCTCGGGTACGTCCCCCTCTCGGACAAGGACGAAGCCAACCTGGCGGCAGGTGAAGAGTCCGTACTCGATCGAACCCGCCGCCTCTTCTATGTGTGCTGCTCGCGTGCAACGAAGGACTTGGCAGTCGTGGCCTTTGTGCCCGATGTCGCAGCGGCTCGCACCGCGATCGTGGCGCAGAATCTATTCCCCGAGGCCGTAATCCGAGGTGCGGAGCATCTGGGCTGA
- a CDS encoding ATP-dependent nuclease has product MHLKKLAVRNFRRLRNVVIDLASDISIFVGANNSGKTSVGHALQLFTGSGRFNIHDFSAELWADIVAFGEGDGEASLPTMEIDVWFEIGPDDVHRVIDLLPSLAWEGKLVGMRVAYAPTNPAATHARYVEVRQRVLDAVAKGEDGAPAFDPSPRNLREFLRDRLHDEYELRYFVLDPARFDAKMVAEAGYDPATLTGRDRSGREILNGLLHIDFLNAQRHLSDGPGGSRAEDLSRVLSRFYGRNLEQKGEDIEALRALAASEVSLNEHLERVFEPTLKSLSKLGYPGLSNPRMMIRSALDPAQIMSGRDGAIVHYALGADDGKPDPPTLPDRYNGLGFKNLIFMVVELLDLHAQWLAIEENRPPVHLIFIEEPEAHLHAQLQQAFIRKVMDILALKGEDRTHYTSQVVVTTHSTHILYERGFRPIRYFRRSRAQNVSTSDVLNLSVFYDSTDPDIRSFLERYLKLAHCDLFFADGAVLVEGNVERLLLPQMIANAAPRLQSTYLTVLEIGGAFGYRFKTLIEFLGLTTLIITDLDSVFGPLGQDGEGAAPAGQPEAAEPAAENAQAAGADAEDIDDDEDDLPVAAEKPGKACIAGHPGAATSNQTLLQWLPKCDTVAALWEATAEQKIQARTDDNDALVRVAYQCRTDVTWGGETLALAGRTLEEAFALENLEWCQDKNRKPLQLRIAKADEKNLTTLAERIHKRVQAKSFSKTDFALALLAEDPSSWSVPTYIAEGLSWLETEIAPPEPDEDQPHEGQPHEDAPQGAPVAAGDEVAA; this is encoded by the coding sequence ATGCATTTGAAGAAGTTGGCCGTCCGGAATTTCAGGCGGCTGCGAAACGTTGTAATTGATCTTGCTTCCGACATCTCTATTTTTGTCGGTGCCAACAACAGCGGCAAGACATCAGTCGGGCACGCACTCCAGTTATTCACTGGCAGTGGCCGCTTCAACATTCACGACTTTAGTGCCGAACTTTGGGCCGACATCGTTGCGTTTGGTGAGGGCGATGGCGAGGCGAGCCTTCCCACGATGGAAATCGACGTTTGGTTCGAAATCGGTCCGGACGATGTTCACCGCGTCATCGATCTTCTTCCCAGCCTTGCTTGGGAAGGCAAGCTGGTGGGGATGCGTGTTGCCTACGCGCCCACCAATCCTGCGGCGACGCATGCACGCTATGTCGAAGTGCGCCAGCGCGTGCTCGATGCGGTCGCTAAGGGTGAAGACGGAGCACCCGCCTTCGATCCCTCGCCACGTAACCTGCGGGAGTTCCTTCGCGACAGGCTACATGACGAATATGAGCTGCGCTATTTCGTACTCGATCCCGCGCGGTTCGATGCGAAGATGGTCGCAGAGGCTGGCTATGACCCAGCCACTCTCACCGGACGCGACCGGAGCGGCCGTGAGATCTTGAACGGCCTTCTCCACATTGACTTCTTGAACGCACAGCGCCATCTCTCGGACGGCCCAGGTGGCTCTCGCGCCGAGGATCTCTCCCGTGTACTCAGTCGCTTCTACGGGCGCAACCTCGAACAGAAAGGCGAAGATATCGAAGCGTTGCGCGCCCTCGCAGCATCCGAAGTCTCGCTTAATGAGCATCTCGAACGAGTGTTCGAACCGACGCTCAAGAGCTTGTCGAAGCTCGGCTATCCGGGCCTCTCAAACCCGCGCATGATGATCCGCTCGGCCCTCGACCCTGCCCAGATCATGAGCGGTCGAGATGGCGCGATCGTTCACTATGCGTTGGGAGCCGATGACGGGAAGCCCGACCCGCCTACCTTGCCCGATCGGTATAACGGTCTTGGCTTCAAAAACCTCATCTTCATGGTCGTTGAGCTGCTCGACCTCCACGCTCAATGGCTGGCGATCGAGGAAAACCGTCCGCCGGTCCACCTGATCTTCATCGAGGAGCCCGAAGCGCACCTCCATGCCCAGCTTCAACAGGCCTTCATACGCAAGGTGATGGACATCCTAGCGCTCAAGGGCGAGGACCGCACGCACTATACGAGCCAGGTCGTCGTCACGACCCATTCGACTCATATCCTTTACGAACGAGGCTTCCGGCCGATCCGCTATTTTCGTCGAAGCCGTGCACAGAATGTGTCGACCTCCGATGTGCTCAACCTCTCGGTTTTCTACGACAGCACCGATCCGGACATCCGAAGCTTCCTCGAGCGCTATTTGAAACTCGCGCACTGCGATCTGTTCTTCGCCGATGGCGCCGTGCTGGTCGAAGGCAATGTCGAACGGCTGCTATTGCCGCAGATGATCGCCAATGCCGCGCCGCGGCTGCAATCGACCTATCTCACCGTCCTAGAGATCGGCGGAGCGTTCGGCTACCGATTCAAAACGCTGATCGAGTTTCTCGGACTGACAACGCTCATCATCACCGATCTCGACAGCGTGTTCGGTCCACTGGGGCAGGATGGCGAGGGTGCGGCACCCGCTGGTCAACCGGAAGCCGCGGAACCAGCCGCCGAGAACGCGCAGGCTGCCGGCGCTGACGCTGAGGACATTGACGATGACGAGGACGATTTGCCTGTGGCTGCGGAGAAGCCCGGGAAGGCGTGCATAGCCGGTCATCCGGGCGCGGCGACGTCCAATCAGACTTTGCTCCAATGGCTACCGAAATGCGACACGGTCGCCGCCCTGTGGGAGGCGACGGCTGAGCAGAAGATCCAGGCGAGGACGGACGACAATGACGCTTTGGTACGCGTTGCCTATCAGTGCCGGACCGATGTCACTTGGGGCGGAGAAACCCTGGCGCTAGCCGGGCGCACGCTGGAGGAAGCATTCGCACTCGAAAATCTTGAATGGTGTCAGGACAAGAACCGTAAGCCGCTTCAGCTCCGCATCGCCAAGGCCGACGAGAAGAACCTGACCACGCTTGCGGAACGCATCCACAAGCGCGTGCAGGCTAAGAGCTTCAGCAAGACCGACTTCGCGCTCGCCTTGTTAGCCGAAGATCCGAGCAGTTGGTCTGTCCCAACCTATATCGCCGAGGGCCTGAGCTGGCTTGAGACCGAGATTGCGCCGCCGGAACCGGACGAGGACCAGCCGCATGAGGGCCAGCCGCATGAGGACGCGCCCCAGGGGGCACCAGTCGCCGCCGGCGACGAGGTAGCGGCATGA
- a CDS encoding HNH endonuclease, producing the protein MRAALTEWMIKEEILGDAFFVDIEAWRARNEPYGNDSLLVLVFDSSTLHTMLNYGGDTMEFDDLVESFGFWYELGHSWNMGFYPIEGYDYSRLSGTYASKLQDERWRKKAATVKKRAGHQCQDCGATKPLDAHHCYYANMREGFEPWEYPLSALRALCRECHIRRERSEIRLRAFAASLTSEELDALRPAISHAIYWHQTAAVFSSLSALGPEERHLQAALEILRNGRNDPDR; encoded by the coding sequence ATGCGTGCCGCTCTTACCGAATGGATGATTAAAGAGGAAATCCTGGGGGATGCGTTCTTCGTCGATATCGAGGCTTGGAGAGCTCGAAACGAGCCCTATGGGAACGACTCGCTCTTAGTCTTGGTGTTCGACAGCAGCACGCTTCATACCATGTTGAACTACGGTGGCGACACGATGGAGTTCGACGATCTGGTTGAGTCGTTCGGATTCTGGTACGAGCTTGGTCACTCTTGGAACATGGGCTTCTACCCTATTGAGGGGTATGACTACTCACGGCTTTCAGGCACCTATGCATCCAAGCTGCAAGATGAAAGGTGGCGTAAGAAGGCAGCAACCGTGAAGAAGCGGGCAGGACATCAATGTCAGGACTGCGGAGCCACGAAGCCTTTGGATGCCCACCATTGCTACTACGCAAATATGCGAGAAGGCTTCGAGCCGTGGGAATACCCACTCAGTGCCCTGCGTGCTTTGTGTCGTGAGTGTCACATCCGGCGCGAGAGATCAGAGATCCGGCTACGTGCGTTTGCTGCGTCCCTGACGAGCGAAGAACTTGACGCGCTGCGCCCCGCCATCAGTCACGCCATCTATTGGCACCAAACCGCAGCGGTGTTCTCGTCCCTTTCCGCCCTGGGGCCAGAAGAACGACACCTACAGGCAGCGCTGGAGATTCTCAGAAACGGCCGAAACGATCCCGACCGCTGA
- the trbG gene encoding P-type conjugative transfer protein TrbG yields the protein MNDLFRKSALPIMLLALAGCATQGKPPPSISLDEPAQAQPLPEPPAPVEVVAVPQVLPMPAQMKPVPDAKPTPEPADETVRVSRANAEARIAPTREGYVNAIQVWPFTDGALYQVYAAVGRVTVVSLQPGEELVTVAAGDTVRWIVGDTSSGSGADLRVNVLVKPIRSGLKTNLVITTSRRTYLLELASTEKTWMASVSWEYPRDRMLALQRQAQAANAAAPVDTGLALENLRFRYAISGSNPPWKPLRAFDDGEKVYIQFPAGIAQGELPPLFVIGAQGDGQLVNYRFRSPYYIVDRLFGAAELRLGGDKGDVVRIERTDGVARRN from the coding sequence ATGAATGATCTTTTCCGTAAATCCGCCTTGCCGATCATGTTGCTTGCCCTCGCGGGCTGCGCCACGCAGGGCAAGCCGCCGCCGTCCATTTCGCTCGATGAGCCGGCGCAGGCGCAGCCGCTGCCGGAGCCGCCTGCGCCTGTGGAAGTGGTGGCCGTGCCGCAGGTGCTGCCGATGCCGGCGCAGATGAAACCTGTGCCGGATGCCAAGCCCACGCCGGAACCCGCCGATGAAACCGTGCGTGTGTCCCGCGCCAACGCCGAGGCGCGCATTGCGCCCACGCGCGAGGGCTACGTCAACGCGATCCAGGTCTGGCCCTTCACCGATGGCGCGCTGTATCAGGTCTATGCGGCCGTCGGCCGTGTGACCGTGGTTTCGCTCCAGCCGGGCGAGGAACTGGTGACGGTGGCCGCCGGCGATACCGTGCGCTGGATCGTGGGCGACACGTCCAGCGGTAGCGGTGCCGACCTGCGCGTGAACGTGCTGGTCAAGCCGATCCGCTCGGGCCTCAAGACCAATCTCGTCATTACCACCAGCCGCAGGACGTACCTGCTGGAGCTGGCTTCGACGGAGAAGACGTGGATGGCGTCCGTGTCCTGGGAGTATCCGCGCGACCGGATGCTGGCGCTACAGCGTCAGGCGCAGGCGGCCAATGCCGCCGCGCCTGTCGATACCGGGCTGGCGCTGGAGAACCTGCGCTTCCGCTACGCGATCAGCGGCAGCAATCCGCCCTGGAAGCCGCTGCGTGCGTTCGATGACGGCGAAAAGGTCTATATCCAGTTTCCGGCGGGCATCGCGCAAGGCGAGCTGCCGCCGCTGTTTGTCATCGGCGCGCAGGGCGACGGGCAACTGGTGAACTACCGCTTCCGCTCGCCGTACTACATCGTGGATCGGCTGTTCGGCGCGGCCGAACTGCGCCTGGGCGGTGACAAGGGCGACGTGGTGCGGATCGAGCGCACGGATGGCGTGGCACGGAGGAACTGA
- a CDS encoding TrbI/VirB10 family protein: MSQDNTPDLATPQAGKVAPEAVALRAQPRPVTRLNRRTLAILVGGLSVAVLGATIWSLQPQRRGTGEQTELYNVDRVSKSEGLDALPTDYSKLPPALPPDVPELGPPLPGDLGPAIVASQQPVTPGYSPPGHDPEDALRKEADAAAASSVFFRSGAQGQAATTVAQAAPGAPGVANTLAAFAPLAAGPASTAAQPADPTTVQNRQDQKEAFLKAGSTETRNSGNLALPASPYQVMAGTVIAGALVTGIKSDLPGDVIATVTEPVYDTATGRHLLIPQGARILGRYNSQVSYGQSRVQVVWNRIILPDTSSLTLDNLAGTDPAGYAGLEDGVDWHWDRIFAGAALTTLLGVGAELASPGNRQNGDRVIIAGRDSLQDSVNQVGQEMTRRNLNIQPTLTERPGLPVRIIVNRDLVLRPYQPLFFNRGSSR; the protein is encoded by the coding sequence ATGAGCCAGGACAACACCCCCGACCTCGCCACGCCGCAGGCGGGCAAGGTCGCGCCCGAGGCGGTGGCGCTGCGCGCCCAGCCGCGCCCGGTCACGCGCCTGAACCGGCGCACGCTGGCCATCCTCGTCGGCGGCCTGTCGGTCGCCGTGCTTGGGGCCACGATCTGGTCGCTGCAACCGCAGCGGCGCGGTACGGGCGAGCAAACCGAGCTTTACAACGTCGATCGCGTCTCGAAGTCCGAAGGACTGGATGCGCTGCCGACGGATTACTCGAAGCTGCCACCAGCCTTGCCGCCCGATGTGCCCGAGCTGGGGCCGCCGTTGCCCGGCGACCTTGGCCCGGCCATCGTCGCTTCGCAGCAGCCGGTGACGCCGGGCTATTCGCCGCCAGGCCATGATCCCGAAGATGCCTTGCGCAAGGAGGCGGACGCGGCGGCGGCCTCGTCGGTGTTCTTCCGCTCGGGCGCCCAGGGCCAGGCCGCCACCACGGTCGCGCAAGCTGCGCCGGGTGCGCCTGGTGTTGCAAACACACTCGCGGCCTTCGCTCCTCTCGCTGCCGGGCCTGCCTCGACGGCGGCCCAGCCCGCCGACCCGACGACCGTGCAGAACCGGCAAGACCAGAAAGAAGCGTTCCTGAAAGCCGGTTCTACGGAAACCCGCAACTCCGGCAACCTGGCGCTGCCGGCGTCTCCGTATCAGGTGATGGCCGGAACCGTGATCGCGGGCGCGCTGGTGACGGGCATCAAGTCGGACTTGCCGGGCGACGTGATCGCTACGGTGACGGAGCCTGTCTACGACACGGCTACGGGCCGGCATCTGCTGATTCCACAGGGGGCGCGCATCCTCGGGCGCTACAACAGCCAGGTCAGCTACGGCCAGAGCCGGGTGCAGGTGGTGTGGAACCGGATCATTCTGCCGGACACGTCCTCGTTGACGCTGGACAACCTGGCCGGCACCGACCCGGCCGGCTATGCCGGCCTGGAGGATGGTGTCGATTGGCATTGGGATCGCATCTTCGCCGGCGCCGCCCTGACGACGCTGCTGGGCGTCGGTGCCGAGTTGGCCTCGCCGGGGAACCGCCAGAACGGCGACCGCGTCATCATCGCCGGACGCGACAGCTTGCAGGACAGCGTGAACCAGGTCGGACAGGAAATGACCCGGCGCAACCTCAACATCCAGCCGACGCTGACCGAACGGCCGGGTTTGCCGGTGCGGATCATCGTCAACCGCGACCTGGTTCTCCGCCCCTATCAGCCGCTGTTCTTCAACCGGGGGAGTTCGAGATGA
- a CDS encoding IS481 family transposase, whose protein sequence is MNIHKNASMTPRGREHLVREIDRIGLKPAAAAAGLSAHTARKWQRRWASQGAPGLLDRSSRPERSPRRSDALKLERAVALRRNQRLTYACIAERVGLSISVVARACKAAAVARLPALQDTVPVRRYERQSAGELLHLDTKKLGRFDKPGHRVTGDRTQNTPRAGWQALHVAIDDHSRVGFSQMLADETAKCACAFLLAALRYYKSLGVNVERVMTGNGSAYKSRRFTKLLRRLGIKHIRTRPYTPRTNGKAERFIQTLLREWAYAFVYPSSEHRARELQPWMYHYNFHRPHSATSHRPPITRLGFEGNNVLRNYI, encoded by the coding sequence GTGAACATCCACAAGAATGCCTCAATGACGCCCAGAGGTCGAGAGCATCTGGTGCGCGAGATCGATCGCATCGGGCTCAAGCCTGCGGCTGCAGCCGCAGGCTTGAGCGCACACACCGCACGCAAGTGGCAGCGTCGCTGGGCCAGCCAGGGCGCGCCCGGCCTGCTTGATCGCAGTTCCCGACCCGAGCGCAGTCCGCGACGCAGCGATGCCCTCAAGCTCGAGCGGGCGGTGGCGCTGCGCCGCAATCAGCGCCTGACCTACGCGTGCATTGCCGAGCGGGTGGGCCTGTCCATAAGCGTCGTGGCACGTGCTTGCAAGGCCGCTGCGGTGGCGCGCTTGCCCGCGTTGCAAGACACGGTGCCCGTGCGCCGTTACGAACGCCAAAGCGCGGGCGAATTGCTGCACCTGGACACCAAGAAGCTTGGGCGCTTCGACAAGCCTGGCCACCGTGTCACGGGCGATCGCACACAGAACACCCCGCGTGCCGGCTGGCAAGCGCTGCATGTGGCTATCGACGATCATTCGCGCGTGGGCTTCAGCCAGATGCTCGCCGACGAGACGGCCAAGTGCGCCTGCGCCTTCCTGCTGGCCGCACTGCGCTACTACAAGAGCCTGGGCGTGAACGTTGAGCGAGTGATGACCGGCAACGGCTCGGCCTACAAGTCACGCCGCTTCACCAAATTGCTGCGTCGCCTGGGCATCAAGCACATCCGCACGCGCCCCTACACGCCAAGGACCAATGGCAAAGCCGAACGCTTCATCCAGACCTTGCTGCGCGAGTGGGCCTATGCCTTCGTCTACCCGTCCTCGGAACATCGAGCGCGGGAACTGCAGCCGTGGATGTACCACTACAACTTCCATCGGCCACACTCGGCAACTTCACATCGTCCTCCTATCACTCGCCTTGGCTTCGAGGGGAACAACGTGTTGAGAAACTACATCTAG